One Simonsiella muelleri ATCC 29453 DNA window includes the following coding sequences:
- the glyQ gene encoding glycine--tRNA ligase subunit alpha gives MLTFQQIIFKLQNYWAEQGCAIIQPFDMEVGAGTSHPSTCLRALGPEPWNVAYVQPSRRPKDGRYGDNPNRLQHYYQFQVALKPAPDDIQDLYLGSLKELGIDPTVHDIRFVEDDWENPTLGAWGLGWEVWLNGMEVTQFTYFQQVGGIDCSPVLGEITYGIERLAMYLQGVENVYDLVWAITPDGSKLTYGDVYHQNEVEQSTYNFEYSDAEWLLNQFNGFEAQAKRLLETEDAQLALPAYELVLKAGHMFNLLDARGAISVTERATYIGRIRTLSRQVAQKFVASREALGYPLIKNK, from the coding sequence ATGCTGACTTTCCAACAAATTATTTTCAAATTACAAAACTATTGGGCGGAACAAGGTTGCGCCATTATTCAACCGTTTGATATGGAAGTGGGCGCAGGAACTTCACACCCATCTACTTGTTTACGCGCACTTGGTCCAGAACCGTGGAATGTGGCGTATGTTCAGCCCAGTCGTCGTCCGAAAGACGGTCGTTATGGCGACAACCCAAACCGTTTGCAGCATTATTATCAATTTCAAGTTGCGCTGAAACCTGCACCTGATGACATTCAAGATTTGTATTTAGGCAGCCTGAAAGAGTTGGGCATTGACCCGACTGTCCACGATATTCGTTTTGTGGAAGACGACTGGGAAAATCCGACTTTAGGCGCGTGGGGTTTGGGCTGGGAAGTGTGGCTCAACGGCATGGAAGTTACCCAATTTACTTATTTCCAACAAGTCGGTGGTATTGATTGTAGTCCTGTTTTGGGTGAGATTACTTACGGCATTGAGCGTTTGGCGATGTATTTGCAAGGCGTTGAAAATGTGTATGATTTGGTATGGGCGATAACACCCGATGGCAGCAAATTGACCTATGGCGATGTGTATCATCAAAATGAAGTGGAGCAATCTACTTACAATTTTGAATACAGCGATGCAGAATGGTTGCTTAATCAATTCAATGGCTTTGAAGCGCAAGCCAAGCGTTTGCTGGAAACTGAAGACGCGCAATTGGCGTTGCCAGCGTATGAGTTGGTGTTGAAAGCGGGGCATATGTTTAATTTATTGGACGCACGCGGCGCGATTTCTGTTACCGAACGCGCAACCTACATTGGGCGCATTCGTACCTTAAGCCGACAAGTGGCGCAAAAATTTGTGGCGAGTCGTGAAGCGTTGGGTTATCCGTTGATTAAAAATAAATAA
- a CDS encoding hemerythrin domain-containing protein: MTDLTVWQTAPFDAIIDHILPRYHETHRRQLDEILPLAEKVARVHAQTFNPQILPLVQYIDSELRGHMMKEERMLFPMIKQGVGRGAAMPIKVMMHEHQDHEQAITQLTELTDNFTPPAHACGSWQRLYANLRELTEDLRNHIELENEILFARVMQL, from the coding sequence ATGACCGATTTAACCGTTTGGCAAACCGCGCCATTTGATGCCATTATTGACCACATTTTACCGCGCTACCATGAAACTCACCGCCGCCAGTTAGATGAAATTTTGCCACTGGCAGAAAAAGTGGCGCGTGTTCATGCGCAGACGTTTAATCCGCAGATTCTGCCGTTGGTGCAATACATTGACTCGGAATTACGTGGACATATGATGAAAGAAGAGCGTATGCTGTTTCCAATGATTAAACAAGGAGTTGGACGTGGTGCAGCCATGCCCATCAAAGTCATGATGCACGAGCACCAAGACCATGAACAAGCCATCACGCAATTGACTGAATTAACTGATAATTTCACACCACCAGCGCACGCGTGTGGCAGTTGGCAGCGTTTGTATGCGAATTTACGCGAATTAACCGAAGATTTGCGTAATCATATTGAATTAGAAAATGAAATCTTGTTTGCACGTGTGATGCAATTATAA
- a CDS encoding pyridoxal phosphate-dependent decarboxylase family protein — MSLSQHQRTLLCAAPQSRADYESAMKTAVEAVSNWLSEEKMYTGGSIRQLRSEIQFEPTAQGLGLPETLSRLNHLFLSKSLKVHHPHSLAHLHCPTMVASQVAEVLINATNQSMDSWDQSPVGSLMEVQLIDWLRQKVGYGKGTAGVFTSGGTQSNLMGVLLARDACVAKHWQNDDGTEWSVQRDGLPADALKRVKVVCSENAHFSVQKNMAMMGMGFQSVVTVPCDELGQMDIGALNQKLSELKQSDKLVACIVATAGTTDAGAIDGLPEIRQAADSVGAWVHVDAAWGGALLLSPKYCSKLQGIELADSITLDFHKHFFQSISCGAFLLKDERNFRFMHYEAEYLNSAYDEEHGVPNLVSKSLQTTRRFDALKLWFTLEALGENLYASMIEHGVDLSQEVAQFIREQDDFELLVNPQFASVLFRVRPKDYPIEFLDNLNQNVADSLFAQGEANIGVTKVNGVQSLKMTLLSPIATLDNVQKLLAQVRAQANQIGDAVKNGTYQPVID; from the coding sequence ATGTCTTTATCTCAACATCAACGCACCTTGTTGTGCGCTGCACCACAATCTCGCGCCGACTACGAATCCGCCATGAAAACCGCCGTAGAAGCGGTATCTAATTGGTTAAGTGAAGAAAAAATGTACACGGGTGGCAGTATTCGCCAATTGCGTTCAGAAATTCAATTTGAGCCCACTGCACAAGGTTTAGGGCTGCCTGAAACTTTATCGCGTTTGAATCATTTGTTTTTAAGCAAAAGCTTGAAAGTGCATCACCCACATTCATTAGCGCATTTACATTGCCCGACTATGGTTGCCAGCCAAGTGGCAGAAGTGCTGATTAACGCGACCAATCAATCGATGGACTCGTGGGATCAAAGCCCCGTTGGCTCGCTGATGGAAGTACAACTGATTGATTGGTTACGCCAAAAAGTAGGTTATGGTAAAGGCACGGCAGGGGTGTTCACGTCTGGCGGTACGCAATCCAATTTGATGGGCGTGCTGTTGGCGCGTGATGCGTGTGTGGCGAAACATTGGCAAAATGATGATGGTACCGAATGGTCAGTGCAACGCGATGGTTTGCCAGCTGATGCCTTGAAACGTGTGAAAGTGGTGTGTTCGGAAAACGCGCATTTTTCGGTACAAAAAAACATGGCGATGATGGGCATGGGTTTTCAATCGGTGGTAACTGTGCCATGTGATGAATTGGGACAGATGGATATTGGTGCGCTGAATCAAAAATTATCTGAATTAAAACAATCTGATAAATTGGTTGCGTGTATTGTGGCAACCGCAGGCACAACCGATGCAGGTGCAATTGATGGGCTGCCTGAAATCCGTCAAGCGGCGGATTCTGTTGGTGCATGGGTTCATGTTGATGCGGCTTGGGGGGGCGCGTTGTTGTTGTCGCCAAAATACTGCAGTAAGTTACAAGGCATTGAATTAGCGGACAGTATTACTTTAGATTTTCACAAACATTTTTTCCAAAGCATTTCATGCGGTGCGTTTTTATTAAAAGACGAGCGCAATTTCCGTTTTATGCACTACGAAGCAGAATACTTGAATTCGGCTTACGATGAAGAACACGGCGTACCGAATTTGGTCAGCAAATCTTTGCAAACCACCAGACGATTTGATGCGTTGAAATTGTGGTTTACTTTGGAGGCGTTGGGCGAGAATTTGTATGCGTCTATGATTGAACATGGCGTTGATTTATCGCAAGAAGTCGCGCAGTTTATCCGCGAACAAGACGATTTTGAGTTATTGGTTAATCCACAATTTGCATCGGTGTTGTTCCGAGTGCGCCCGAAAGATTATCCTATTGAATTTTTAGATAATTTAAATCAAAATGTGGCAGATAGTTTGTTTGCGCAAGGTGAGGCAAATATTGGCGTAACCAAAGTCAATGGCGTGCAATCGTTAAAAATGACGCTACTTAGTCCCATCGCTACGCTGGACAATGTACAAAAACTGTTGGCGCAAGTCCGCGCTCAAGCCAATCAAATTGGCGATGCTGTTAAAAATGGGACATATCAACCTGTGATTGATTAA
- a CDS encoding adenylosuccinate synthase, translating into MTKNVVVIGAQWGDEGKGKIVDWLAEQTTGVVRFQGGHNAGHTLVVNGKKTVLRLIPSGILHEKLDCFIGSGVVVSPEALLSEIDELIAAGVKNVEQRLKIAATAPLILPYHIALDQARENSKGDKKIGTTGRGIGPAYEDKVARRSVRVGDLANMELVAEKVRANLDLYNVQLEHLHKVAPVKFDDVMAKIESFHARILPMIADVSRTLYEKNQKGERLLFEGAQGTLLDIDYGTYPFVTSSNCVAGAASAGAGVPPQMLNYVLGIVKAYTTRVGSGPFPTELFDEIGTGLAERGNEFGSVTGRPRRCGWFDAAALKRSIQVNGITGMCITKLDVMDGISEIKLCTGYTLPDGSTTDILPFGADAVAGCTPIYETLAGWTESTFGVKSYDALPENAKKYLKRIEEVCGAPVAIVSTGPDREETILIQHPFE; encoded by the coding sequence ATGACAAAAAACGTAGTCGTAATCGGCGCACAATGGGGCGACGAAGGCAAAGGTAAAATCGTAGATTGGTTGGCGGAACAAACCACAGGCGTGGTGCGTTTTCAAGGTGGACACAATGCAGGACACACGTTGGTTGTGAACGGTAAAAAAACCGTTTTACGCTTGATTCCAAGTGGTATTTTGCATGAAAAATTGGATTGTTTTATTGGTTCGGGTGTGGTGGTGTCGCCAGAAGCTTTGTTGAGTGAAATTGATGAATTGATTGCGGCTGGTGTGAAAAACGTGGAACAACGCTTGAAAATCGCCGCCACTGCGCCTTTGATTTTGCCATATCACATTGCGCTTGACCAAGCCCGTGAAAATTCCAAAGGCGATAAAAAAATCGGTACAACAGGACGTGGCATCGGGCCTGCGTATGAAGATAAAGTGGCACGCCGTTCGGTTCGTGTGGGCGATTTGGCGAATATGGAATTGGTGGCGGAAAAAGTGCGTGCCAATTTGGATTTGTATAATGTTCAGTTGGAACATTTGCACAAAGTTGCGCCAGTTAAATTTGATGATGTGATGGCGAAAATTGAAAGTTTCCACGCTCGTATTTTGCCAATGATTGCCGATGTTTCGCGCACTTTGTACGAAAAAAATCAAAAAGGCGAACGCCTATTGTTTGAAGGGGCACAAGGGACATTGTTGGATATTGATTATGGTACTTATCCTTTTGTTACTTCATCAAATTGTGTAGCAGGTGCGGCTTCGGCTGGTGCGGGTGTGCCACCACAAATGTTGAATTATGTATTGGGGATTGTGAAAGCGTACACCACACGTGTGGGTTCAGGTCCATTCCCAACCGAATTATTTGATGAAATTGGCACAGGTTTGGCAGAGCGTGGCAATGAATTTGGCTCGGTAACGGGGCGACCACGCCGTTGCGGTTGGTTTGACGCGGCTGCCTTAAAACGCTCCATTCAAGTAAACGGCATCACAGGAATGTGCATCACCAAATTGGACGTGATGGACGGCATCTCAGAAATCAAATTATGCACGGGTTACACGCTGCCAGACGGTTCAACCACCGATATTTTACCTTTTGGCGCGGACGCGGTTGCAGGTTGCACGCCTATTTACGAAACGTTGGCAGGTTGGACGGAATCTACGTTTGGCGTGAAATCGTATGATGCATTACCTGAAAATGCGAAAAAATATCTGAAACGCATTGAAGAAGTCTGCGGTGCGCCTGTGGCAATCGTTTCAACTGGGCCAGATCGCGAAGAGACGATTTTGATTCAACATCCGTTTGAATAA
- the metG gene encoding methionine--tRNA ligase: MGLWHNSTFYTLPISEQKIMTQKRKILVTSALPYANGAIHLGHMVEHIQTDIWVRFQKLRGHECHYCCADDTHGTPIMLAAQKQGMTPEQMIAKTHTEHLADFTGFGIAYDNYYSTHSPENKSHSERIYRALKANNKIISKNINQLFDPEKQMFLPDRFVKGECPKCHAKDQYGDNCEVCGTTYAPTDLINPYSAVSGATPIMKETEHFFFKLSDCADYLKAWTSGETNGRAHLQPEALNKMNEWLKDGELADWDISRDAPYFGFEIPDEPNKYFYVWLDAPVGYMASFQNLCERNGLNFDDFFGKDSQAELYHFIGKDILYFHALFWTAMLEYSGHRAPNGIFAHGFLTVDGQKMSKSRGTFITAKSYLDLGLNPEWLRYYIAAKLNSKIEDIDLNLNDFIARINSDLIGKYINIASRAAGFIHKKFSGSLKDVSQSTLIKQLTEQSESIAQDYESREYNKALREIMGLADLVNEYVDANKPWELAKQDGMESRLHEVCSELINAFKILTAYLFPVLPNLSAQATAFLNVEKLDWTHTVSTLPENHKINPYNHLMQRIEEKQVNDLIEANKQSIQAAAPAQTPTSDYAPVAEQCSFDDFMKVDMRVAKVLNCEAVEGSTKLLKFNLDFGFEQRTIFSGIAASYPNPSELNGTMVIAIANFAPRKMAKFGVSEGMILSAADKDHNLKLLTVHESAKPGDKVG; the protein is encoded by the coding sequence ATCGGCTTATGGCATAATTCAACGTTTTACACTCTCCCTATTTCAGAGCAAAAAATCATGACACAAAAACGTAAAATTCTTGTTACCTCCGCCCTGCCCTACGCCAACGGTGCCATTCATTTGGGACACATGGTAGAACATATCCAAACCGATATTTGGGTGCGTTTCCAAAAATTACGTGGACACGAATGCCATTACTGCTGTGCGGACGACACACACGGCACCCCCATCATGTTAGCCGCACAAAAACAAGGCATGACACCCGAACAAATGATTGCCAAAACCCACACCGAACACCTAGCCGATTTCACAGGCTTTGGCATTGCTTACGACAATTATTATTCGACTCATTCACCTGAAAACAAAAGCCATTCTGAACGGATTTACCGCGCCTTAAAAGCTAATAACAAAATCATCAGCAAAAACATCAACCAATTGTTTGATCCAGAAAAACAAATGTTTTTGCCCGACCGTTTCGTCAAAGGCGAATGCCCCAAATGCCACGCCAAAGACCAATATGGCGATAACTGCGAAGTCTGTGGCACAACTTATGCACCCACCGATTTGATTAATCCTTATTCAGCTGTTTCGGGTGCTACGCCTATTATGAAAGAAACCGAACATTTCTTTTTCAAATTAAGTGATTGTGCGGATTATTTGAAAGCGTGGACATCAGGCGAAACCAACGGACGCGCTCATTTGCAGCCTGAAGCCTTAAACAAAATGAACGAATGGCTCAAAGATGGCGAACTCGCCGACTGGGACATCAGCCGCGATGCGCCTTATTTTGGCTTTGAAATTCCCGATGAACCCAACAAATATTTCTACGTTTGGTTGGACGCGCCAGTCGGCTACATGGCAAGTTTTCAAAATTTATGCGAACGCAATGGTTTGAATTTTGATGATTTCTTCGGAAAAGACAGTCAAGCCGAGTTGTATCATTTTATCGGCAAAGATATTTTGTATTTCCACGCTTTATTTTGGACAGCCATGTTGGAATACTCTGGACACCGCGCCCCAAACGGTATTTTCGCGCACGGCTTTTTGACGGTGGACGGACAAAAAATGTCCAAATCACGCGGCACATTCATCACCGCCAAATCCTATTTGGATTTAGGCTTGAATCCCGAATGGTTGCGCTATTACATCGCCGCCAAATTAAACAGCAAAATTGAAGATATCGATTTGAATTTAAATGATTTTATTGCACGTATAAACAGCGATTTAATTGGCAAATACATCAACATTGCGTCTCGTGCCGCTGGGTTTATTCACAAAAAATTTTCAGGCAGCCTGAAAGATGTTTCGCAAAGCACGTTAATCAAACAATTAACCGAACAATCCGAATCCATCGCCCAAGATTACGAAAGCCGCGAATACAACAAAGCCTTACGTGAAATCATGGGGTTAGCTGATTTAGTGAATGAGTACGTGGACGCGAACAAACCTTGGGAATTAGCCAAACAAGATGGCATGGAATCTCGTTTGCATGAAGTGTGCAGCGAATTGATTAACGCATTTAAAATTTTGACAGCATATTTATTTCCTGTATTACCAAACCTATCCGCACAAGCCACCGCATTTTTAAATGTGGAAAAATTAGATTGGACGCACACCGTTAGCACGCTGCCTGAAAACCATAAAATCAATCCATACAACCATTTAATGCAACGAATCGAGGAAAAACAAGTGAACGATTTAATTGAAGCCAACAAACAATCCATTCAGGCTGCCGCGCCTGCCCAAACCCCAACCAGCGACTACGCTCCTGTTGCCGAGCAATGCAGCTTTGACGATTTTATGAAAGTCGATATGCGCGTGGCGAAAGTATTGAACTGCGAAGCGGTAGAAGGAAGCACCAAATTATTGAAATTTAACTTAGATTTTGGTTTTGAACAACGCACTATTTTCTCAGGCATTGCCGCCAGCTATCCGAATCCAAGTGAATTAAATGGCACAATGGTCATTGCGATTGCGAACTTCGCACCGCGCAAAATGGCGAAATTTGGCGTATCCGAAGGCATGATTTTGAGCGCAGCCGATAAAGACCACAATTTGAAATTATTAACCGTACACGAAAGCGCAAAACCAGGTGATAAAGTCGGTTAA
- a CDS encoding DUF4422 domain-containing protein: MSTLENIPNDIAVFVVTHKSFNLPQEAVLVPIQVGNGIGLGYISDNQLDNIADKNPFFSELTALYFIWKNIKTPIIGLVHYRRYFVFKQNIVFWRLNQIAYHLNLNAKQQTKRLQILNRHTILQALKNADMIIPSPLVLGMTVYEHYDKCHHIKDWNIIQKILATKFPEYLLTMNQVEQGNILYPYNMFIGRKNIMDKYCEWLFDILFEAEKFIDCSQYNSYNQRVFGFLSERLFTVWFFHHQEQYRFKHFFVELMKE, encoded by the coding sequence ATGTCAACATTAGAAAATATTCCTAATGATATTGCTGTATTTGTGGTAACTCATAAATCATTTAATTTACCGCAGGAAGCAGTGCTTGTTCCTATTCAAGTTGGGAACGGGATAGGGTTAGGATATATTTCAGATAATCAATTAGACAATATTGCTGATAAAAATCCTTTTTTTAGTGAATTAACGGCTCTTTATTTTATTTGGAAAAATATCAAAACGCCAATTATTGGGTTGGTTCATTATCGTAGGTATTTTGTTTTTAAACAAAATATCGTTTTTTGGCGATTAAATCAAATAGCCTACCATTTAAATTTGAATGCCAAGCAGCAAACGAAACGATTACAGATTTTGAATCGCCATACAATTTTACAGGCTTTGAAAAATGCCGACATGATTATTCCGAGTCCTTTGGTTTTGGGTATGACAGTTTATGAGCATTATGATAAGTGTCATCACATAAAGGATTGGAATATTATTCAAAAGATATTAGCAACAAAATTTCCTGAATACTTATTAACCATGAATCAAGTTGAACAAGGTAACATTCTTTATCCATATAATATGTTTATTGGTAGGAAAAATATTATGGATAAATATTGTGAGTGGCTTTTTGATATACTTTTTGAAGCGGAAAAATTTATTGATTGTTCTCAATATAATAGCTATAACCAAAGAGTATTTGGATTTCTATCTGAACGACTTTTTACAGTGTGGTTTTTTCATCATCAAGAACAATATCGTTTTAAACATTTTTTTGTCGAGTTAATGAAAGAATAA
- the msbA gene encoding lipid A export permease/ATP-binding protein MsbA: protein MIEKLTFGLFSEQDSRSFTRLLAYIKPYKMRLFWAVLAIVGVAFTESYLAAFIAPLVNQGFAAPTEPPQLVMGNDIVATLQNLKNEFNYLIWGTEDKVWIVPVFFISLVIFRGICRYASTYLMTWVSVMAISSLRRDMFKKMLTLSSDFHQKTPAGDVLMNIVQMAEGSISGASNVFIVLIRDTLIVIGLICVLLYLNWQLSLIVALMFPILSLLSRYYRNRLKGIINSAQLSIGTLNNTVNEIHQGNRVVKLFGGQVQAQKRFEAVNQTLVRLNKKITQASAARSPFSELIASFALAVVIFIALWQSQQGYTTIGEFMAFIVAMLQMLSPIKNLANISIPMQSMFLASDSVCHFLDRQPEKDTGTKQLRNISGSLKFENVDVQYETANKKALDNFNLTIQSGERVALVGRSGSGKTTVVNLLPRFVEPSSGNVFIDDTNIADVQLVNLRTQFALVSQDVFLFDDTLFENVRYGRPEASEEEVLTALEAANLLDLVNNHDKGLHQLIGANGSQLSGGQRQRVSIARAILKDAPILLLDEATSALDNESEHLVQQALERLMHGRTSIIVAHRLTTIENADRIVVMDEGKIIEEGSHNFLMKKGGYYAKLRSVSGLNS from the coding sequence ATGATAGAAAAACTCACATTTGGCTTATTTTCCGAACAAGATTCGCGCAGTTTTACGCGTCTGCTTGCCTACATTAAACCTTATAAAATGCGTCTATTTTGGGCTGTTCTTGCTATTGTGGGCGTGGCGTTTACTGAAAGTTATTTGGCGGCATTTATTGCACCGTTGGTCAATCAAGGTTTTGCTGCACCGACTGAACCGCCACAACTTGTGATGGGCAATGATATTGTTGCGACACTCCAAAATCTGAAAAATGAATTTAACTATTTGATTTGGGGTACAGAAGACAAAGTTTGGATTGTGCCTGTGTTTTTCATTTCACTGGTAATTTTTCGTGGGATTTGTCGTTACGCCAGCACTTATTTGATGACGTGGGTTTCGGTGATGGCGATTAGCAGCTTGCGCCGTGATATGTTCAAGAAAATGCTGACTTTATCATCTGATTTTCATCAAAAAACCCCTGCGGGCGATGTACTCATGAATATTGTACAAATGGCGGAAGGTTCGATTAGTGGCGCGAGCAATGTATTTATTGTTTTGATTCGCGATACGTTGATTGTGATTGGTTTGATATGCGTGTTGCTATATTTGAACTGGCAATTGAGTTTGATTGTAGCGTTGATGTTCCCTATTTTGTCGTTGCTATCGCGTTATTATCGTAACCGATTGAAAGGAATCATTAATAGTGCACAACTTAGCATTGGTACGCTGAATAATACCGTCAACGAAATTCATCAAGGTAACCGCGTTGTTAAATTATTTGGTGGGCAAGTTCAAGCGCAAAAACGCTTTGAAGCTGTTAATCAAACTTTGGTGCGTTTAAATAAAAAAATCACACAAGCCAGTGCGGCACGTTCGCCATTTAGTGAGTTGATTGCATCGTTTGCATTGGCGGTTGTGATTTTTATTGCGCTTTGGCAAAGTCAGCAGGGTTATACCACGATTGGTGAATTTATGGCATTTATTGTGGCGATGTTGCAAATGCTTAGTCCAATCAAAAATTTAGCTAATATCAGTATTCCAATGCAAAGTATGTTTTTGGCATCCGATTCGGTGTGTCATTTTTTAGACAGGCAGCCTGAAAAAGACACGGGTACTAAACAGTTACGCAATATTTCAGGCAGCCTGAAATTTGAAAATGTTGATGTGCAATACGAAACAGCCAACAAAAAAGCATTGGACAATTTCAATTTGACGATTCAATCAGGCGAGCGAGTGGCATTGGTTGGGCGTTCGGGTAGCGGCAAAACGACTGTTGTAAATCTGCTACCACGCTTTGTGGAACCGAGTTCAGGTAACGTTTTCATTGATGATACGAATATTGCAGATGTACAATTGGTCAATTTGCGTACACAGTTTGCACTGGTGTCACAAGATGTGTTTTTGTTTGATGACACTCTATTTGAAAACGTGCGTTACGGTCGTCCAGAGGCCAGTGAAGAGGAAGTATTGACGGCATTAGAAGCAGCGAATTTGTTGGATTTAGTCAATAATCATGACAAAGGTTTGCATCAACTCATCGGTGCAAACGGTAGTCAATTGTCAGGCGGACAACGTCAACGCGTTTCTATTGCACGAGCCATTTTGAAAGATGCACCGATTTTGTTGTTAGATGAAGCTACGAGTGCGTTAGATAATGAATCTGAACATTTGGTACAACAAGCTCTTGAACGTTTAATGCACGGGCGAACCAGTATTATCGTGGCACATCGCCTAACCACTATTGAAAATGCCGACCGTATTGTTGTTATGGACGAAGGTAAAATCATTGAAGAAGGTTCGCATAACTTCTTGATGAAAAAGGGTGGGTATTATGCGAAATTGAGAAGCGTTAGTGGTTTGAATTCATGA
- the waaA gene encoding lipid IV(A) 3-deoxy-D-manno-octulosonic acid transferase: protein MLHKIYNALFCSILKPLIQHYLRKRAQKNPDYLQDWAERFGEPYPNPIQNAIWIHAVSVGETRAAQPLIIELKKYFPDSPLLITQMTPTGRATAQQLYPHAQCRYLPYDNPKWVQQFIREHRPKLGILMETEIWVNLIHACAAENVPLFLANARLSEKSERGYWKIRGLVAPALAKLSGCYAQTIEDAERLEKIGVKNPLICGNTKFDITPSAESTKLANEFRARIGDRRVFLAASTREKDGVDEAQWIVQAWKKIAQSNDLLIIVPRHLERFQAAFDFATQAGLPTQKRSDNQIVQPKTQVWIGDSMGEMFAYYQAADVVFVGGSLVETGCQNVIEPMSCGKPVLFGLSTFNFQAACDWALMAGAAKQLNTAEEVVQTACDWLHHPHLSAPIAQSARDFVAQHHGASAKMAHEIHQIITKIAKDQETS, encoded by the coding sequence ATGTTACACAAAATTTACAATGCACTATTTTGCAGCATCCTCAAGCCACTGATTCAACATTATTTGCGTAAACGCGCTCAAAAAAATCCCGACTATCTGCAAGATTGGGCGGAACGTTTTGGCGAACCGTATCCCAATCCCATACAAAATGCAATTTGGATTCATGCGGTTTCAGTGGGCGAAACGCGCGCTGCTCAACCGTTAATTATTGAATTAAAAAAATATTTTCCTGATTCGCCACTTTTAATCACGCAAATGACACCCACAGGTCGCGCCACAGCTCAGCAGCTTTACCCACACGCACAATGTCGTTATTTGCCATACGATAATCCAAAATGGGTTCAACAATTTATCCGTGAACATCGTCCAAAATTAGGCATATTAATGGAGACAGAAATTTGGGTAAATTTGATTCATGCGTGTGCAGCAGAAAATGTGCCATTATTTTTGGCAAATGCGCGGTTATCTGAAAAATCGGAGCGTGGTTATTGGAAAATTCGTGGTTTGGTTGCGCCAGCGTTGGCAAAATTGTCGGGTTGTTACGCGCAAACTATTGAAGATGCAGAGCGTTTGGAAAAAATTGGCGTAAAAAATCCGCTGATTTGCGGTAACACGAAATTTGACATCACGCCATCAGCAGAATCCACAAAATTGGCAAATGAGTTTCGTGCCAGAATTGGTGATAGACGCGTGTTTTTGGCAGCCAGTACACGTGAAAAAGATGGCGTGGACGAAGCACAATGGATTGTTCAAGCATGGAAGAAAATCGCCCAATCAAATGATTTGTTGATTATTGTGCCACGACATCTTGAGCGTTTTCAGGCAGCCTTTGATTTTGCTACGCAAGCAGGTTTGCCAACGCAAAAACGCAGCGATAATCAAATTGTACAGCCTAAAACGCAAGTGTGGATTGGGGATAGCATGGGGGAAATGTTTGCCTATTATCAGGCAGCAGACGTGGTGTTTGTCGGTGGCAGTTTGGTGGAGACAGGATGTCAAAATGTGATTGAGCCGATGAGTTGCGGCAAACCCGTGTTGTTTGGGCTATCTACATTTAATTTTCAGGCTGCTTGCGATTGGGCGTTGATGGCTGGCGCAGCAAAACAGTTGAATACGGCCGAAGAAGTGGTACAAACCGCATGCGATTGGTTGCATCATCCACATTTGAGTGCACCCATCGCGCAAAGTGCGCGTGATTTCGTGGCTCAACACCACGGCGCAAGCGCAAAAATGGCACATGAAATCCATCAAATCATCACAAAAATAGCAAAAGACCAAGAGACAAGTTAA